In Syntrophorhabdaceae bacterium, a genomic segment contains:
- a CDS encoding PAS domain-containing protein: MGKHRSESDVTAKTNKQNGEKHYKEATCPSSDAVEKLIEDLRVHQFELETQNQQLHQAQVTIDESRQQYSDLYDYAPVGYFTFDAKGLILKANLTAATLLNTARGLLTGKPFANFLIPEDRDAFYLHRTGVVRSGTKQTCELRIGRNDGDVLYGLMESVPVKTHENAPLSLWSTLTDITERKRAEEALREAHNELELRVQRRTAQLRESEKIALDQMREIETYYHTAPIGLCVLDTDLRYLRINDLLARWNGVPASEHLGRTLREVLPWLANEAERVARQVIETGKPVTKMEITGETADQPGIQRIWLADWSPIKDSTGTVVNLSIVVEEVTQQRKLEDQLRQSQKMEAIGTLAGGIAHDFNNMLAAILGFTEMALEDLPDRPDVERNLQNVSRAAMRARDLVKQILAFSRKAGHERNPLSLTPLLKETVQLLRASIPTTIDIKLAITATSDTVLASPIEIQQILMNLATNASLAMQERGGTMEVSLTDIDFEPDSPVFGADVSPGEYVQLTVKDTGIGMGPDVMKRVFEPFFTTREVGKGTGMGLAVVYGIVKDLQGTITVEGELGVGSTFSVLLPKVKTDAQAEAVQTVEVPGGNERILFVDDEEMLVEWGRTTLERLGYRVTAMTDSQKALKTFSIDPSLFDLVITDYAMPRIAGAQLAKELLNIRRDIPVILCTGHSDNISPERSREMGVKEFLTKPVSKQGLAEAVRRVLDGKDWRVK, from the coding sequence GTGGGGAAGCATAGATCAGAATCGGACGTAACGGCAAAAACGAACAAACAGAATGGCGAAAAGCACTACAAGGAAGCTACGTGCCCTTCAAGTGATGCCGTCGAAAAACTTATCGAAGACCTCCGGGTCCATCAATTCGAACTGGAGACGCAAAACCAGCAGCTCCACCAGGCGCAAGTGACGATCGACGAATCTCGTCAGCAGTATAGCGACCTCTACGATTATGCTCCAGTCGGATATTTTACCTTCGATGCAAAGGGCCTGATCCTGAAGGCCAATTTGACGGCAGCCACTCTGCTGAATACCGCGAGAGGTTTGCTCACCGGCAAACCCTTTGCCAACTTTCTTATTCCGGAGGATCGGGACGCCTTTTATCTTCATCGTACCGGCGTAGTACGATCGGGCACAAAGCAAACCTGCGAACTGCGGATAGGCCGGAACGACGGCGACGTCCTTTACGGATTGATGGAAAGTGTGCCTGTCAAGACTCATGAGAATGCCCCCCTCTCTCTGTGGTCGACTCTCACCGATATAACTGAGCGCAAGCGTGCTGAAGAAGCGCTCCGTGAGGCTCATAATGAACTGGAGCTTCGGGTGCAGAGAAGGACCGCTCAGCTTCGGGAAAGCGAAAAGATCGCGCTGGACCAGATGAGAGAAATCGAGACATATTATCACACAGCCCCCATCGGTCTGTGTGTCTTAGATACTGATTTGCGATACCTGAGAATCAATGACCTGCTGGCCCGGTGGAACGGAGTACCGGCTTCAGAACACCTCGGCAGAACTCTTCGTGAGGTGCTCCCCTGGCTCGCAAATGAGGCGGAGCGGGTGGCCCGTCAGGTCATTGAAACAGGCAAGCCGGTCACCAAGATGGAAATAACCGGAGAGACCGCGGACCAGCCCGGTATCCAACGAATATGGCTGGCTGATTGGTCTCCCATAAAGGACTCCACGGGGACAGTGGTGAATTTGAGTATAGTCGTCGAGGAGGTCACTCAACAGCGCAAGCTCGAAGACCAACTCCGCCAATCCCAGAAGATGGAAGCCATCGGCACCCTGGCAGGTGGTATCGCCCATGACTTCAATAACATGCTCGCTGCCATCCTCGGTTTTACGGAGATGGCCCTCGAAGATCTTCCGGACCGTCCTGATGTAGAGAGAAATCTGCAGAACGTCTCAAGAGCAGCCATGAGGGCACGAGACCTGGTGAAACAGATCCTCGCCTTTTCCCGAAAGGCAGGTCACGAAAGAAACCCCCTGTCCTTAACACCGCTCCTGAAGGAGACGGTCCAGCTCTTACGGGCCTCGATCCCCACCACTATCGATATCAAGCTTGCCATCACCGCAACCTCAGATACAGTCCTCGCCTCTCCCATAGAGATTCAGCAGATCCTCATGAACCTCGCCACCAATGCCTCCCTTGCCATGCAGGAGAGAGGGGGAACCATGGAGGTAAGCTTAACCGACATTGATTTTGAACCGGACTCACCTGTATTTGGAGCAGATGTATCGCCGGGAGAATACGTGCAACTCACTGTAAAGGATACCGGTATAGGTATGGGCCCTGATGTAATGAAGAGGGTCTTTGAACCCTTCTTTACCACACGAGAAGTAGGTAAGGGTACCGGTATGGGTCTCGCGGTCGTCTATGGTATCGTAAAAGACCTTCAGGGTACCATCACCGTTGAGGGTGAACTCGGGGTGGGCTCTACCTTCAGCGTACTTCTCCCCAAGGTAAAGACCGACGCACAGGCAGAGGCTGTACAAACCGTAGAAGTCCCCGGTGGTAATGAAAGAATCCTCTTTGTCGATGATGAGGAGATGCTCGTTGAATGGGGCCGAACCACCCTTGAGAGACTCGGCTACAGAGTCACTGCCATGACAGACAGCCAAAAAGCCCTGAAAACCTTTTCCATTGATCCTTCCCTCTTTGATCTCGTGATTACCGATTATGCCATGCCCCGAATAGCCGGGGCCCAACTTGCCAAAGAGCTTCTGAACATAAGAAGAGATATCCCCGTCATCCTCTGCACCGGCCACAGCGATAATATCTCTCCGGAGAGGAGCAGGGAGATGGGCGTTAAAGAATTCCTCACGAAACCCGTCAGTAAGCAGGGGTTGGCAGAAGCGGTGAGGAGGGTGTTGGATGGCAAAGACTGGCGAGTTAAGTAA
- a CDS encoding ABC transporter permease, with translation MNFRYVFDELRHHHQRTLVNVLGIAIGIALFVSINAVSTAYQKAVSQPFKNLGADLVVQKPEKRAYDAAQRPLSMRGIRLPFSNQLLSASDLQQLGSLNGVAATASSLLLWEFEGGGFRTIMGVDLSQPSLGPIKVKEWLNEGRFPGKDGEVVLEKHYAKFHNTKLGGIMTIGEHPFTVVGLVEIKEGSQIASANIYLPLRNAQELAGITEGVNIIYLRLKNPSLLGQVKSQIGKELPGISVTSSDSFLELMGGVSKISDQFSWLVSLIALGGAIFLIIKTMLANLVARSSEIGILKAVGWTEKDVQKQLMGEALLQSFAGGLVGLVAGYLISYGLGFLSIPVSTPWQINLTPAFAKDAVTAVTAVRLPVSISAGLTASALMLSLVAGALASFFMGRRTSRMKPVDILRKL, from the coding sequence AATGTGCTCGGCATTGCTATAGGCATAGCCCTGTTTGTATCGATCAATGCGGTTTCCACTGCGTACCAGAAGGCGGTAAGCCAGCCCTTCAAAAACCTTGGCGCGGATCTGGTCGTCCAAAAGCCGGAGAAGCGTGCCTACGATGCTGCTCAGAGACCGCTCTCCATGAGGGGCATACGGCTGCCCTTTTCAAATCAGCTTCTCTCGGCTTCCGACCTGCAACAACTCGGTTCTCTCAATGGCGTTGCCGCCACAGCATCTTCCCTCCTCCTCTGGGAGTTCGAGGGGGGCGGTTTCCGGACAATCATGGGGGTCGATCTTTCCCAACCGAGCCTTGGCCCCATCAAAGTCAAGGAATGGCTCAACGAGGGCCGTTTCCCCGGTAAGGACGGAGAGGTCGTACTGGAAAAACACTACGCCAAGTTTCATAACACAAAGTTAGGTGGGATAATGACCATCGGCGAGCACCCTTTTACCGTAGTAGGACTCGTCGAAATTAAGGAAGGCTCCCAGATCGCATCCGCGAATATCTACCTGCCGTTGAGAAATGCCCAAGAACTGGCAGGCATTACAGAAGGTGTCAACATTATCTATCTACGGCTTAAGAACCCTTCGCTGCTCGGCCAGGTAAAATCACAAATCGGCAAGGAGTTGCCAGGCATCTCCGTCACGAGCTCCGACTCCTTCCTTGAACTCATGGGAGGTGTATCTAAAATCTCGGATCAGTTTTCATGGCTTGTTTCTCTCATTGCCCTCGGCGGAGCCATATTCCTCATTATAAAGACCATGCTGGCAAATCTTGTGGCACGATCAAGCGAGATCGGGATACTCAAGGCGGTGGGCTGGACTGAAAAGGACGTGCAGAAGCAGCTCATGGGCGAGGCATTGCTGCAGTCGTTCGCAGGAGGGCTCGTCGGTCTTGTCGCCGGTTATCTGATTTCTTACGGGCTGGGATTTTTGTCGATACCTGTGTCAACGCCATGGCAGATCAACCTTACACCCGCCTTTGCAAAAGACGCGGTCACAGCAGTAACGGCGGTAAGGCTTCCGGTCAGTATCTCAGCGGGTCTTACCGCGAGTGCCCTGATGCTTTCGCTCGTGGCTGGCGCTTTGGCGAGCTTCTTCATGGGAAGGCGAACATCGCGCATGAAGCCCGTTGATATTCTGAGGAAGCTGTAG
- a CDS encoding chemotaxis protein CheB, translated as MTRKRTKTDKPKNKPAAALPGSIEGPDQGQGRDKKVNQPGFPIVGMGASAGGLEAFDKFFTHMPPDSGAAFVLVPHLDPSHASMMTELIQRLTQMPVREAGDQMPVEPDHVYVIPPNKDMSIFRGSLQLSDPTEPRGSRMPIDLFLRSLAEDQGEKAIGIILSGTGSDGTPGLRAIRGAGGIAIVQDPENAKYDGMPRSAVNSGLADYVLPAEKMPEQLLTCLKNFYADRARPAPLFVQKPNTLQKIFMLLRSRTGHDFSLYKKNTIHRRIERRMGLHNIEDPSGYLRYLEEHDEEVGLLFKELLINVTNFFREPEAFEVMKQEILPRLFKDKPDNYVFRVWVPGCATGEEVYSIAMVLREYLSEANRNVTIQIFGTDIDEDSIDDARSGLYAGNITMDVSPEWLRRFFIKEEAGYRIKKEIRELVVFAAQDIIKDPPFTRLDLLSCRNLLIYLEPELQNRLIPLFNYSLKPGGCLFLGSSETIGSFSDLFASLHKKWKFYESKPSLSKGQEDLTAGLPWAHGYRDPLTPGVPKKPTQVDMADFAQKILMADFAPPSVIVNEKGDILYIHGQTGKYLEPSQGQPSMNLLAMAREGLKFEVQTAIRSAVAQKKDVIRRDVRVKSNGGFQGVNLIVKPYFHIQQGILLVAFQDVESPAAQRQTKAKPATAQKQGSRVGELERDLLYTKETLQATIEEQQASNEELKSTNEELQSTNEELQSTNEELETSKEELQSVNEELVTVNSELQAKIGQLSQTENDMKNLLDSTNIGTIFLDDDLRIKRFTQSATKVVNLISSDVGRPLSDIVSKLSYKNLITDAQQVLETLSYKEAKVESSDKKNYLMRIMPYRTFENIIDGVVITFTDFTDAQRVSEALMDLEAVRAPVSMLILNKDLRVVEANRFYCGYFGTKKEDILGKSITLLWGDSDETRALTGVLQGLLDRDTPVKDYGIDHTFPEIGRKKIFINAMKMIRRKKAKQLVLLVIEEEGRGEA; from the coding sequence ATGACGCGGAAACGAACCAAGACAGATAAACCCAAGAACAAACCCGCCGCAGCGCTGCCTGGTAGTATAGAGGGACCGGATCAAGGACAAGGAAGGGACAAGAAGGTTAACCAACCCGGTTTTCCGATCGTGGGCATGGGCGCTTCAGCGGGTGGTCTTGAGGCGTTCGATAAATTTTTCACGCATATGCCGCCTGACAGTGGCGCGGCCTTTGTCCTCGTCCCCCATCTGGATCCGAGCCATGCCAGCATGATGACGGAGCTGATCCAGAGGCTCACCCAGATGCCGGTCAGAGAGGCCGGTGACCAGATGCCGGTTGAGCCCGACCACGTCTACGTGATTCCGCCAAACAAGGACATGTCCATCTTTCGAGGTTCCCTGCAACTCTCGGATCCCACCGAGCCCCGCGGCTCCCGTATGCCCATCGATTTGTTCCTCCGTTCATTGGCCGAAGACCAGGGGGAGAAGGCTATAGGTATCATTCTTTCAGGTACCGGCTCCGATGGCACGCCGGGGCTACGCGCCATCCGGGGAGCGGGCGGCATCGCCATCGTTCAGGACCCGGAGAACGCAAAGTATGATGGGATGCCGAGAAGTGCTGTCAACAGCGGGCTTGCCGATTACGTGCTTCCAGCCGAGAAGATGCCGGAGCAACTCCTCACCTGTCTGAAGAACTTTTACGCAGATCGTGCGAGACCTGCCCCTCTCTTTGTCCAAAAGCCAAATACTCTCCAAAAGATATTCATGCTCCTTCGGTCCCGAACCGGCCACGACTTCTCTCTGTACAAAAAGAACACGATCCACCGGAGGATCGAGAGACGGATGGGCTTGCACAACATCGAGGATCCCTCGGGCTATCTCAGGTATCTCGAAGAGCACGACGAGGAGGTAGGACTCCTCTTCAAAGAACTCCTCATAAATGTGACGAACTTCTTCAGAGAACCCGAAGCGTTTGAGGTGATGAAGCAGGAAATCCTGCCCAGGCTCTTCAAAGATAAACCCGACAATTACGTCTTTCGGGTCTGGGTGCCCGGGTGTGCAACCGGCGAAGAGGTTTACTCCATAGCCATGGTGCTCCGGGAATACCTGAGTGAAGCGAATCGCAACGTGACCATCCAGATATTCGGAACGGATATCGACGAAGATTCGATCGATGATGCTCGTTCCGGCCTTTACGCCGGAAACATAACCATGGACGTGAGCCCTGAATGGTTAAGGCGCTTTTTTATAAAGGAAGAGGCCGGGTACCGCATCAAGAAAGAGATACGAGAGCTTGTTGTCTTTGCCGCGCAGGATATCATCAAGGACCCGCCCTTTACCCGACTCGATCTCTTGAGCTGCCGCAACCTGCTTATCTATCTCGAACCAGAACTCCAAAACAGGCTTATCCCACTCTTCAATTACAGCCTCAAACCCGGAGGGTGCCTCTTCCTTGGTTCCTCTGAAACCATCGGCTCCTTCAGCGATCTTTTTGCGTCCCTTCACAAAAAATGGAAATTCTACGAGAGTAAACCCTCACTCTCGAAAGGCCAGGAGGATCTCACGGCCGGTCTTCCCTGGGCGCACGGATATCGTGATCCTCTAACTCCCGGTGTACCGAAGAAACCGACACAGGTGGACATGGCAGATTTTGCCCAAAAGATACTCATGGCAGATTTTGCCCCCCCCTCGGTGATCGTCAACGAAAAAGGCGATATCCTCTACATCCATGGTCAGACCGGCAAGTATCTTGAACCATCACAGGGTCAGCCAAGTATGAACCTCCTCGCGATGGCGAGGGAGGGATTGAAGTTCGAGGTGCAAACGGCTATCCGCAGCGCAGTTGCGCAAAAGAAAGACGTTATACGGCGGGATGTGCGGGTAAAATCTAACGGAGGTTTTCAAGGCGTCAATCTCATTGTTAAACCATACTTCCATATTCAACAAGGGATTCTCCTCGTGGCTTTCCAGGATGTTGAGTCACCGGCCGCACAAAGGCAAACCAAGGCGAAACCTGCTACAGCCCAAAAACAGGGAAGCAGAGTAGGCGAACTTGAGCGTGATTTGTTGTACACGAAGGAGACCCTGCAGGCCACCATCGAAGAGCAGCAGGCCTCGAACGAAGAACTGAAATCCACCAACGAAGAGTTGCAGTCCACCAACGAGGAGTTGCAGTCCACCAACGAGGAGTTGGAGACATCCAAAGAAGAGCTCCAGTCCGTCAATGAAGAACTGGTAACGGTCAATTCCGAACTGCAGGCGAAAATTGGGCAGTTATCCCAGACCGAAAACGATATGAAGAACCTCCTGGACAGCACAAATATCGGCACAATCTTCCTCGACGACGATCTCCGAATCAAACGCTTCACCCAGAGCGCGACTAAAGTGGTGAATCTGATCTCGTCCGACGTCGGGCGCCCCTTGAGCGACATCGTCTCGAAGCTCAGCTACAAGAACTTGATCACCGATGCACAGCAGGTTTTGGAGACCCTTTCATACAAAGAAGCAAAAGTCGAGTCGAGCGACAAAAAGAATTATCTGATGAGGATTATGCCGTACCGCACGTTCGAAAACATAATCGACGGCGTGGTGATCACCTTCACCGATTTTACCGACGCCCAGAGGGTCTCGGAGGCGCTCATGGACCTGGAGGCAGTCAGGGCGCCTGTATCGATGCTCATTTTGAATAAAGACCTCCGGGTGGTAGAGGCAAACAGATTTTACTGCGGCTACTTCGGCACCAAGAAAGAGGATATTCTCGGCAAATCAATTACGCTTCTCTGGGGCGACAGCGACGAGACCCGTGCGTTGACGGGAGTCCTTCAAGGCTTGCTAGACCGGGATACTCCCGTGAAAGACTACGGAATCGATCACACCTTTCCGGAAATCGGCCGGAAGAAGATCTTCATCAATGCGATGAAGATGATTCGTCGAAAGAAAGCGAAGCAACTGGTGCTTCTCGTTATCGAGGAGGAGGGCCGTGGGGAAGCATAG